Proteins encoded by one window of Lycium barbarum isolate Lr01 chromosome 11, ASM1917538v2, whole genome shotgun sequence:
- the LOC132618873 gene encoding uncharacterized protein LOC132618873 produces MKPPVFYGTESEDAYEFIIDCHERFYNMGVVDKYGVEFVMFQFLGDAKLWWRAYEECRPAGSPPLTWVKFYSVFLDKYVPRTLRDRKKNEFPTIDQGNSSVAVYESRFHSLYQYAIQLLPTEGERIRRFVKGLNTRLQLSTLQLVATRVSFQEVVEHVRTIESIRHESHAKHVEKKACKDGIFSSSFSRGQSSQVYSGPPVQSAMQVFSGQQGGYTASSSSVQRPTLDRDCFECGELGHIKRYCPRF; encoded by the coding sequence ATGAAGCCTCCTGTgttttatggtactgagtcagaggacgcatatgagttcatcatcgactgtcatgaGCGGTTCTATAATATGGGGGTCGTGGATAAgtacggggtagagtttgtgatgttccagttcttgggtgatgccaagctttggtggagggccTATGAggagtgtaggccagctgggtctcctccgttgacaTGGGTCAAGTTTTACTCTGTGTTTTTGGACAAGTATGTTCCACGTACTCTGAGGGACAGAAAGAAGAATGAGTTTCCTACTATCGATCAGGGAAACTCGTCGGTTGCGgtgtatgagtcccgtttccactccCTATACCAATATGCTATTCAGTTGCTGCCtactgagggggagaggatacgGCGGTTTGTGAAGGGATTGAACACTAGGCTTCAGTTATcaactcttcagcttgtagctaCTAGGGTTTCAtttcaggaggtagtggagcacgtACGTACTATTGAGAGTATTAGGCACGAGAGTCATGCGAAACATGTAGAGAAGAAGGCCTGTAAGGATGGGATTTTCAGCAGCTCTTTCTCAAGAGGTCAGAGTTCGCAGGTTTATTCGGGGCCTCCGGTCCAGTCAGCGATGCAGGTGTTCAGCGGTCAGCAAGGAGGCTATACTGCTTCATCATCTTCTGTTCAGCGGCCTACGCTGGACCGTGAttgcttcgagtgtggtgagctagggcatattaagagataTTGCCCCAGATTTTGA
- the LOC132619933 gene encoding uncharacterized protein LOC132619933 — protein MLEKVLANQIKSKKMLSRLTETVGSHIAVIQKLESQMHYISREQHPPKKGGLSSDTILNPKNGGGGVDRVFAISTWSGKILQSAKNKVVDLEPINEEEEVQSDAQIIDDELMKRKLLIFQKIRRLVKKKEDAKFEKIYGQLKQLSINFPFLDAVKEMTNFAKYLKDLLTKKKMVQYEIVSLTHTMSFNISTTTVKKKGNPGAFTIPCSVGYHDFTRALCDIGMADRSIKKPVGRVDDVLVRVGKFMLPVDSVILGCAVDRDILIILGRPFLATGRALMDSEKNEIKF, from the exons ATGCTTGAAAAGGTTCTGGCAAATCAAATCAAGTCTAAAAAGATGTTATCTAGGCTAACAGAGACAGTGGGATCTCATATAGCAGTTATTCAAAAGCTCGAGTCACAGATGCAttatatttctagagagcagcaccctcctaaaaagggaggactctCTAGTGACACTATTCTGAATCCGAAGAATGGGGGAGGTGGTGTTGATCGTGTGTTTGCTATTAGTACttggagtggtaaaatactccaaagtGCTAAAAATAAGGTTGTAGATCTCGAGCCAATTAATGAAGAGGAAGAGGTGCAGTCTGATGCACAAATTATTGATGATGAGCTAATGAAGAgaaagttgctgatattccagaaaaTTCGAAG ATtagtaaagaagaaggaagatgctaagttcgaaAAAATTTATGgtcagctgaagcagttatcgATAAACTTTCCATTCTTGGATGCTGTCAAGGAGATGACCAATTTTGCTAAGTACTTGAAAGACCTATTGACCAAGAAGAAGATGGTGCAATATGAAatcgtgagtttgactcacactatGAGTTTCAATATTTCAACAACTACTGTCAAGAAAAAGGGAAATCCTGGGGCATTCACCATTCCATGTTCTGTTGGGTACCATGATTTTACTCGTGCTCTGTGTGATATTGGg ATGGCTGATAGATCTATTAAGAAGCCGGTTGGCAGGGTTGATGATGTTCTTGTGCGGGTTGGTAAATTTATGTTGCCCGTTGATTCTGTGATTCTTGGCTGTGCTGTTGATCGAGACATTCTTATTATTTTGGGGAGACCCTTCCTTGCTACGGGaagagctctgatggattcggaaaagaatgaaataaaattctga